In Actinoplanes sp. NBC_00393, a single genomic region encodes these proteins:
- a CDS encoding amylo-alpha-1,6-glucosidase, translating into MPQTDQITFGPQICGSIHEDAGGGREWLVTDGLGGYATGTVSGLRTRRYHALLTVTDQHSVRHVALAALDLTVTLASGAKVALFTHEWESGVLDPAGHRHLETFTLRDGLPRWRWRIGDVVIERELALRHGHPSLAVVHRVVSAPGPVGLAVAAMCTWRDAHGVRHADGPLGAEPVADGVVVAGAYRLAGPGWQPAGVWHLGVRARLEAERGLPATEDLWHAGTFSRQVGPGEAMEISAWAGELGERPPAAAVVIAEQRERAHRLVTAAKAEGYAETLVLAADKFVIHAPDGPDVVAGYPWFGSYLGDTMTAYEGLFLDTGRAEEGRELLIARTRTAARAAAEPTEPWQRHDSLDAPLWLVHAVDRHVTRTGDSDLAARLAMPLGRLLRRRLSGTGPLSVDPADELLRLEPPPGHDAGTWMSGFTEDGPVTPRIGKPVEINALWVNALAAMCDLLAEAGRDDTEPRARHARARDAFLARFPAPEGWLYDVVEGPASTYPLGAGAHHDDPSLRPNQLLGWSLPHAPMRGHSDAAVHTLAEALLTPLGLRTLAPNEYGYQGRHRGGRDDRDMAYHQGTVWPWLIGPYADACAATGRPADGLLTGLEAHLSEWGVGSVSETADGDAPHRATGSPFSARAVAEVLRVKRRYSS; encoded by the coding sequence GTGCCGCAAACTGATCAGATCACGTTCGGGCCGCAGATTTGCGGCTCAATTCACGAGGACGCCGGTGGAGGCCGGGAATGGCTGGTCACCGACGGCCTCGGCGGATACGCGACGGGAACGGTCAGCGGACTTCGGACTCGCCGCTATCACGCGCTGCTGACCGTCACCGATCAGCATTCGGTGCGTCATGTCGCACTCGCCGCGCTCGATCTGACTGTGACGCTCGCCTCTGGCGCCAAGGTCGCGCTCTTCACCCACGAGTGGGAGTCCGGCGTCCTCGATCCGGCCGGGCACCGCCACCTGGAGACGTTCACTCTCCGCGACGGCCTGCCCCGGTGGCGCTGGCGCATCGGCGACGTGGTGATCGAGCGGGAACTGGCCCTGCGGCACGGACATCCTTCGCTCGCCGTCGTGCACCGGGTGGTGAGCGCGCCCGGGCCGGTCGGTCTTGCGGTCGCCGCGATGTGCACGTGGCGTGACGCGCACGGCGTGCGGCACGCCGACGGTCCGCTCGGCGCCGAGCCGGTCGCCGACGGCGTGGTGGTCGCCGGCGCGTACCGGCTGGCCGGTCCGGGCTGGCAGCCGGCCGGAGTCTGGCACCTGGGCGTGCGCGCCCGTCTCGAGGCCGAACGTGGCCTGCCGGCGACCGAGGACCTCTGGCACGCCGGGACATTCTCCCGCCAGGTCGGCCCGGGCGAGGCGATGGAGATCTCGGCATGGGCCGGTGAGCTGGGCGAACGGCCGCCGGCCGCGGCGGTGGTCATCGCCGAGCAGCGCGAGCGCGCACACCGCCTGGTCACTGCCGCAAAAGCTGAGGGGTACGCGGAAACGCTCGTTCTCGCCGCGGACAAGTTCGTGATCCACGCCCCCGACGGTCCGGACGTGGTCGCCGGCTACCCGTGGTTCGGCAGCTACCTGGGCGACACGATGACCGCGTACGAGGGGCTGTTCCTGGACACCGGCCGCGCCGAGGAGGGCCGGGAGCTGCTGATCGCCCGGACCCGGACGGCTGCCCGGGCCGCGGCCGAGCCGACCGAACCGTGGCAGCGCCACGACTCCCTCGATGCGCCGCTCTGGCTGGTGCACGCGGTCGACCGGCACGTCACGCGTACCGGTGACAGCGACCTGGCCGCCAGACTGGCGATGCCGCTCGGCCGCCTGCTGCGCCGCCGCCTCAGCGGAACCGGCCCGCTCAGCGTGGACCCGGCCGACGAGCTGCTGCGCCTCGAACCGCCGCCCGGCCACGACGCCGGCACCTGGATGAGCGGCTTCACCGAGGACGGCCCGGTCACCCCGCGGATCGGCAAACCCGTGGAGATCAACGCGCTCTGGGTGAACGCGCTCGCCGCGATGTGCGACCTGCTCGCCGAAGCCGGCCGGGACGACACCGAGCCCCGCGCCCGGCACGCCCGCGCCCGCGATGCGTTCCTGGCCCGCTTCCCGGCCCCGGAAGGCTGGCTGTACGACGTGGTCGAAGGGCCGGCCAGCACCTACCCGCTCGGCGCCGGGGCGCACCACGACGACCCGTCGCTGCGGCCGAACCAGCTGCTCGGCTGGTCGCTGCCGCACGCGCCGATGCGGGGACACAGCGACGCCGCGGTCCACACCCTCGCCGAGGCGCTGCTCACCCCGCTGGGCCTGCGCACCCTCGCCCCGAACGAGTACGGCTACCAGGGCCGGCACCGCGGTGGGCGGGACGACCGGGACATGGCGTACCACCAGGGCACCGTCTGGCCGTGGCTGATCGGCCCGTACGCCGACGCCTGCGCCGCCACCGGCCGCCCGGCCGACGGCCTGCTCACCGGCCTGGAAGCACACCTGTCCGAGTGGGGCGTCGGCTCGGTCAGCGAGACCGCGGACGGCGACGCCCCGCACCGCGCCACCGGCTCCCCGTTCTCCGCCCGGGCAGTCGCCGAAGTCCTGCGAGTGAAACGAAGGTACTCGTCATGA
- a CDS encoding glycosyltransferase family 4 protein has protein sequence MRILMLSWEYPPLLVGGLGRHVHALATTLVAAGHEVTVVTRHVPGALLEEYTEGVRVIRAPDDPPGFDTSGGNLLAWAVAFNHTLTRAALRAARTGRYDVVHAHDWLVAHAAMTVRDHLDVPLVATIHATESGRHQGWLPDAHNRTIDDIERWLAGEAVRTIVCSAYMRLEVGRLFGVPAGRTDVVFNGVDALRWRARPRAVAAARARYAGDGPLVSYAGRLVYEKGVQHLLAAVPILREQHPGLRVVIAGDGPYREDLEALATPGVTFAGFLGGHELTALMGASDCYVVPSIYEPFGMVALEAAAAGTPVAVADTGGLAEIVDHGVTGVKFPSGSPAALAAATAEVLADRDYARALALRALDRVRADFNWPAIAAQTVAVYERARACDARRVSREAEHLLARTPLRAASQPSKQPSPSATHTG, from the coding sequence ATGCGCATCCTGATGCTGTCGTGGGAGTACCCGCCGCTGCTGGTCGGCGGTCTCGGCCGGCACGTGCACGCGCTCGCCACCACCCTGGTCGCGGCCGGGCACGAGGTCACCGTGGTGACGCGGCACGTGCCGGGCGCGCTGCTCGAGGAATACACCGAAGGGGTACGCGTGATCCGCGCCCCCGACGACCCACCCGGCTTCGACACGTCCGGCGGGAACCTGCTGGCCTGGGCGGTGGCGTTCAACCACACCCTCACCCGGGCCGCCCTGCGCGCCGCCCGCACCGGCCGGTACGACGTCGTCCACGCCCACGACTGGCTCGTCGCCCACGCCGCCATGACCGTGCGCGACCACCTGGACGTGCCGCTGGTCGCCACGATCCACGCCACCGAGTCCGGCCGGCACCAGGGCTGGCTGCCGGACGCGCACAACCGCACCATCGACGACATCGAACGCTGGCTGGCCGGTGAGGCGGTCCGCACCATCGTCTGCTCGGCGTACATGAGGCTCGAGGTGGGCCGGCTGTTCGGGGTGCCGGCCGGGCGCACCGACGTGGTCTTCAACGGGGTCGACGCGCTGCGCTGGCGGGCCCGGCCCCGCGCGGTCGCCGCCGCCCGAGCCCGATACGCCGGGGACGGGCCGCTGGTCAGCTACGCCGGCCGGCTGGTCTACGAGAAGGGCGTGCAGCACCTGCTGGCCGCGGTGCCCATCCTGCGGGAACAGCATCCCGGCCTGCGGGTGGTGATCGCGGGCGACGGCCCGTACCGGGAAGATCTCGAAGCCCTCGCCACGCCCGGCGTGACCTTCGCCGGATTCCTCGGCGGGCACGAACTGACCGCGCTGATGGGCGCCTCGGACTGCTACGTCGTACCCAGCATCTACGAACCGTTCGGCATGGTCGCGCTGGAGGCAGCCGCGGCCGGCACCCCCGTCGCCGTCGCCGACACCGGCGGCCTCGCCGAGATCGTCGACCATGGCGTGACCGGCGTGAAGTTCCCCTCCGGCTCGCCCGCCGCCCTGGCCGCCGCAACCGCTGAGGTGCTCGCCGACCGCGACTACGCCCGGGCCCTCGCCCTCCGCGCGCTCGACCGTGTCCGCGCCGACTTCAACTGGCCGGCAATCGCCGCACAAACCGTCGCGGTCTACGAACGCGCCCGAGCCTGCGACGCCCGCCGCGTCTCCCGCGAAGCCGAACACCTCCTCGCCCGAACCCCGCTGAGGGCTGCTTCGCAGCCCTCAAAACAACCCTCCCCGTCAGCCACCCACACCGGCTGA
- a CDS encoding ketopantoate reductase family protein, which translates to MRILVVGAGATGGYFGGRLLQAGRDVTFLVRPARAALLAERGLRIKGEAVLQPSTAVSGTYDLVLLAVKSYSLESALADVAPAVGPRSVVIPLLNGMRHVDAMVGAFGAERAWGGVCMIHATLDDAGDVIQMTGLHRIAYGPLDGGPDDRLEGVTAALTGAGFDSRPSTAIVQEMWEKWVLLATLGSATTLLRASMGAINAAPGGAAFGQALAAEAVAVATAAGHAPRAKALAMLEGAISTTEPTTSSMYRDLVQGLPVEADAIVGDMVAEAAKHGVAVPLLSAAYTGLAIYSDSRYGHGVPPN; encoded by the coding sequence ATGCGGATCCTGGTCGTCGGGGCCGGCGCAACCGGCGGATACTTCGGCGGGCGGCTGCTGCAGGCCGGGCGGGACGTGACCTTCCTGGTCCGGCCGGCCCGCGCGGCCCTGCTTGCTGAGCGTGGTCTGCGGATCAAGGGTGAGGCCGTTCTGCAGCCGTCGACCGCGGTGAGCGGCACCTACGACCTGGTTCTGCTGGCGGTCAAGAGTTACTCGCTGGAGTCGGCGCTTGCCGATGTGGCTCCGGCGGTCGGTCCGCGCAGCGTGGTCATTCCCCTGCTCAACGGCATGCGGCACGTCGATGCGATGGTCGGGGCGTTCGGTGCGGAGCGGGCCTGGGGTGGCGTCTGCATGATTCATGCAACGTTGGACGACGCTGGGGACGTCATACAGATGACCGGGTTGCACCGGATCGCCTACGGGCCGCTCGACGGCGGTCCGGATGATCGTCTCGAGGGGGTGACTGCGGCGCTGACCGGCGCGGGTTTCGATTCGCGGCCGTCGACGGCGATTGTTCAGGAGATGTGGGAGAAGTGGGTTCTGCTGGCCACGTTGGGGTCGGCTACCACTCTGCTGCGGGCTTCGATGGGTGCGATCAATGCGGCACCAGGGGGCGCGGCCTTTGGGCAGGCGCTTGCTGCTGAAGCGGTCGCGGTGGCTACGGCGGCTGGTCACGCTCCGCGTGCCAAGGCTCTGGCGATGCTGGAGGGCGCGATCTCTACGACTGAGCCGACTACGTCATCCATGTACCGCGATCTTGTCCAGGGGCTTCCGGTGGAGGCTGACGCCATTGTCGGCGACATGGTCGCGGAGGCGGCCAAGCACGGGGTTGCGGTGCCGCTGCTCTCCGCGGCCTATACCGGTCTCGCGATTTACAGCGATTCTCGGTACGGGCATGGGGTCCCGCCGAACTAG
- a CDS encoding UBP-type zinc finger domain-containing protein: MTCQHLKESVDPTPMTTYAEGCPQCVAAGFHNWVHLRLCMGCGLVACCDSSPRRHMSAHHADEGHPVMRSFEPGETWRWCYDDEQLG; this comes from the coding sequence TTGACCTGCCAGCACCTGAAGGAGTCGGTCGACCCGACGCCGATGACGACGTACGCCGAGGGCTGCCCGCAATGTGTGGCCGCCGGCTTCCACAACTGGGTGCACCTGCGCCTCTGCATGGGCTGCGGTCTGGTCGCCTGCTGTGACTCGTCGCCGCGCCGGCACATGTCCGCGCACCACGCCGACGAGGGGCATCCGGTGATGCGCTCCTTCGAACCGGGGGAGACCTGGCGCTGGTGCTACGACGACGAACAGCTGGGCTGA
- a CDS encoding Na+/H+ antiporter: MESIIDTVVLVAISVVGAALARRLGFVAPLVLLVAGLGLSYVPGFPEAHLEPELVLIGILPPLLYVAALQTSVPAFRLALRPILLLAVGLVVLTAFVVGYLVHLLLPAVPLAACVALGAIVAPPDAVSATAIARRVGLPRRVVTILEGESLLNDATALVMVRVAAGALAGAAVGFAEIAGEVALKAGGGVLIGLAFAVVAAWLHRKIEDPLLDDAVALLTPFIVVIVAEELHTSSVVAVVIAGLYLGHRIPYLLSASSRLQTDAVWRLVTFLLEGVVFLLVGLQLRSVVNSIETDWVTTMQVTAVVFGALIVTRFLWMYPATYLARLIPRIRNREARPPVTVPTIIAWAGMRGVVTLAAAQTLPPPGVDGVPDYPRELFVFVAFAVIVLTLLLQGTTLPALARGLKVREDSSAEDALAEAGVQHSASRAALEALDEHADGAPASVVERLRGLVESRSNNAWERLGSQERETPSAAYGRLRREMIKAERHVFKIARNEGRIPEEVLVRAQRELDLEESQLQRSDD; encoded by the coding sequence ATGGAAAGCATTATCGACACGGTCGTCCTGGTGGCGATCTCCGTCGTGGGCGCGGCGCTGGCCCGGCGACTGGGCTTCGTGGCACCGCTGGTGCTGTTGGTCGCCGGTCTGGGACTGTCGTACGTGCCGGGCTTTCCGGAGGCGCACCTCGAGCCGGAGCTCGTACTGATCGGGATTCTGCCCCCGCTGCTGTATGTGGCGGCGCTGCAGACCTCGGTGCCCGCGTTCCGCCTCGCTCTGCGGCCCATCCTGCTGCTCGCGGTGGGACTCGTGGTGCTGACGGCGTTCGTGGTCGGGTACCTCGTACACCTGCTGTTGCCTGCTGTGCCGCTGGCTGCGTGCGTCGCGCTGGGTGCGATCGTCGCGCCACCGGACGCGGTCTCCGCGACCGCGATCGCCCGCCGGGTCGGGCTGCCGCGCCGGGTCGTCACCATCCTGGAGGGCGAGAGTCTGCTCAACGACGCGACCGCGCTGGTGATGGTGCGGGTCGCGGCCGGTGCGCTGGCCGGCGCCGCGGTCGGGTTCGCCGAGATCGCCGGTGAGGTGGCGCTGAAGGCCGGCGGCGGCGTGCTGATCGGCCTGGCCTTTGCCGTGGTCGCGGCCTGGCTGCACCGCAAGATCGAGGATCCGCTGCTGGACGACGCGGTGGCGCTGCTCACCCCGTTCATCGTGGTGATCGTCGCCGAGGAGCTGCACACGTCCAGCGTCGTAGCCGTGGTGATCGCCGGCCTCTACCTGGGACACCGCATCCCTTACCTGCTCTCCGCCTCCTCGCGGCTGCAGACGGACGCGGTCTGGCGGCTGGTCACCTTCCTGCTGGAAGGCGTCGTCTTCCTGCTGGTCGGTCTCCAGTTGCGCAGCGTGGTGAACAGCATCGAGACCGACTGGGTCACCACGATGCAGGTGACCGCGGTGGTCTTCGGGGCGCTGATCGTGACGCGGTTCCTGTGGATGTACCCGGCCACCTACCTGGCCCGGCTCATCCCGCGGATCCGCAACCGCGAGGCCCGGCCGCCGGTGACCGTGCCGACGATCATCGCCTGGGCCGGGATGCGCGGCGTGGTCACCCTGGCGGCTGCGCAGACCCTGCCGCCGCCTGGGGTGGACGGCGTGCCCGACTATCCGCGTGAGCTGTTCGTCTTCGTCGCATTCGCGGTCATCGTGCTGACCTTGCTGCTGCAGGGCACCACGCTGCCCGCGCTGGCCCGCGGCCTGAAGGTGCGCGAGGACAGCAGCGCCGAGGACGCCCTGGCCGAGGCCGGGGTGCAACACTCGGCGAGCCGGGCCGCTCTGGAAGCCCTGGACGAGCACGCCGACGGCGCGCCCGCCTCGGTGGTGGAGCGGCTGCGCGGACTGGTCGAGAGCCGGTCCAACAACGCCTGGGAACGGCTCGGCAGCCAGGAGCGGGAAACACCGTCGGCGGCGTACGGTCGGTTGCGTCGCGAGATGATCAAAGCCGAGCGGCACGTCTTCAAGATCGCCCGGAACGAGGGGCGAATCCCCGAGGAAGTGCTGGTCCGCGCACAGCGCGAGCTCGACCTGGAAGAGTCCCAGCTGCAACGGAGTGACGATTGA
- a CDS encoding fibronectin type III domain-containing protein, which translates to MLGYRKRSAVALSVIALPLLLAGCASAAEKAEEAASGGPEWILVEEGKATPSPTVKYGTASPTPSETLPTLPATSSPTSRPSAGCTPVQKIGGINGLGVEPGSTSAVVTWYHPGGGNIVDYRVTAISQDLRSGAQSEVGWTQVAPATCGDVTATVTGLEPGTDYVFSVDAVMSRAGLDGITTRTVARSQVVSTT; encoded by the coding sequence GTGCTGGGATATCGCAAGAGGTCGGCCGTCGCCCTGTCCGTCATCGCGCTGCCGCTGCTGCTCGCCGGTTGTGCCTCCGCGGCCGAGAAGGCCGAGGAGGCGGCGAGCGGTGGCCCCGAGTGGATCCTCGTGGAGGAGGGCAAGGCCACACCTTCGCCCACGGTCAAGTACGGCACCGCCTCGCCGACCCCGTCGGAGACGCTGCCCACACTGCCGGCCACCAGTTCGCCGACCAGCCGGCCCAGTGCCGGCTGCACGCCGGTGCAGAAGATCGGCGGCATCAACGGCCTGGGCGTCGAGCCGGGCAGCACCAGCGCCGTGGTGACCTGGTACCACCCGGGTGGCGGCAACATCGTCGACTACCGGGTGACCGCGATCAGCCAGGACCTGCGGTCCGGCGCGCAGAGCGAGGTCGGCTGGACCCAGGTGGCCCCGGCCACGTGCGGCGACGTGACGGCCACGGTCACCGGGCTGGAGCCGGGGACGGACTACGTCTTCTCGGTCGACGCGGTCATGAGCCGGGCGGGGCTGGACGGCATCACCACGCGTACTGTGGCTCGCTCGCAGGTGGTGAGCACCACCTGA
- a CDS encoding EcsC family protein, producing the protein MTQPTTTPIAIETTTPPGTLWSRMKSDPQYAPEHLALEAVRRLGPEAARWAERTRAERPGLSPDELAVLAVKHFTTLARVSGAVSGAAGLPGAVLDVGILAWTQARMVLHVAAAYGVDPTAPERATELLVLQRVHKYGETARIALGVAAGRERASRLFTGASGRPLTRVLITMGVRLAQMAGVRAARRVFAKMVPGAGMILGTWVNSAATKELARRARIQYRKG; encoded by the coding sequence GTGACGCAGCCCACCACCACACCCATCGCCATCGAGACCACCACCCCACCCGGCACCCTCTGGTCCCGGATGAAGTCCGACCCGCAGTACGCCCCCGAGCACCTGGCCCTGGAAGCGGTCCGCCGCCTCGGCCCGGAAGCCGCCCGCTGGGCCGAGCGGACGCGCGCCGAACGACCCGGGCTGAGCCCCGACGAACTGGCCGTCCTGGCCGTGAAGCACTTCACCACGCTGGCCCGGGTCTCCGGTGCGGTCTCCGGCGCGGCCGGCCTGCCCGGCGCGGTGCTCGACGTCGGCATCCTGGCCTGGACCCAGGCGCGGATGGTCCTGCACGTCGCCGCGGCGTACGGCGTCGACCCGACCGCCCCGGAACGGGCCACCGAGCTGCTGGTGCTGCAGCGGGTCCACAAGTACGGCGAGACCGCGCGGATCGCGCTCGGGGTCGCCGCCGGACGGGAGCGGGCGAGCCGGCTCTTCACCGGCGCTAGCGGTCGGCCGCTGACGCGCGTACTGATCACCATGGGTGTCCGGCTTGCCCAGATGGCCGGCGTGCGCGCCGCGCGCCGTGTCTTCGCCAAGATGGTGCCCGGCGCCGGCATGATCCTCGGCACCTGGGTCAACTCGGCGGCCACCAAGGAGCTGGCCCGGCGGGCCAGGATCCAGTACCGGAAGGGCTAA
- a CDS encoding proteasome assembly chaperone family protein translates to MLDPHGLYEVSGDLPDLDGPVLIQALTGFVDAGSAIQLAREHLLEHLESEVIATFDLDQLLDYRSRRPPMIFVADHFESYEDPRLALHLVRDQLGNQFLLLAGPEPDLQWERFIAAITALIDQLGVRVTVGLNAIPMAVPHTRPVGVTAHATDKRLLGDHESWLQRVQVPASVGNLLEFRLGQSGHDALGYAAHVPHYLAQTGYPAAAELLLDSVSASTGLALPTGGLREAAALVREEVDKQIADDEQAGRLVTSLEAQYDAFLRGRQGNLLAETDGPLPTAEELGAELERFLAEQSRDE, encoded by the coding sequence GTGCTTGATCCACACGGGCTCTACGAGGTGTCCGGTGATCTGCCGGACCTGGACGGCCCGGTGCTCATCCAGGCGCTCACCGGTTTCGTGGACGCGGGCAGCGCGATCCAGCTCGCCCGGGAACACCTGCTGGAGCATCTGGAGAGCGAGGTCATCGCCACCTTCGACCTGGATCAGCTCCTGGACTACCGGTCCCGCCGCCCTCCGATGATCTTCGTGGCCGACCATTTCGAGAGCTACGAGGACCCTCGGCTGGCCCTGCACCTGGTGCGTGACCAACTCGGCAACCAGTTCCTGCTGCTCGCCGGCCCGGAGCCGGATCTGCAGTGGGAACGGTTCATCGCCGCGATCACCGCACTGATCGACCAGCTCGGCGTACGGGTCACTGTCGGCCTCAACGCCATCCCGATGGCCGTGCCGCACACCCGCCCGGTCGGGGTCACCGCGCACGCCACCGACAAGCGGCTCCTCGGTGATCACGAGTCGTGGCTGCAGCGCGTGCAGGTGCCGGCCAGCGTCGGCAACCTCCTCGAGTTCCGGCTCGGGCAGTCCGGCCACGACGCCCTCGGGTACGCGGCTCACGTACCCCACTATCTCGCCCAGACCGGCTACCCGGCCGCCGCCGAACTGCTGCTCGACTCGGTCTCCGCGAGCACCGGCCTGGCCCTGCCGACCGGCGGGCTGCGGGAGGCCGCCGCGCTGGTCCGCGAGGAGGTCGACAAGCAGATCGCCGACGACGAGCAGGCCGGGCGCCTGGTCACCTCGCTGGAGGCGCAGTACGACGCGTTCCTGCGCGGGCGCCAGGGCAACCTGCTGGCCGAGACGGACGGGCCGCTGCCCACCGCTGAGGAGCTCGGCGCCGAGCTCGAGCGCTTCCTCGCCGAGCAGAGCAGGGACGAGTAG
- a CDS encoding alpha/beta hydrolase: protein MALIRCDFNSKALELSTSMTVLLPDGVSEPPPVLYLLHGLTDDHTAWTRYTSVERYAAERGLAVVMPQVHRSFYANEAYGMRFWDFLSAELPETVGRLFRVSARREDTFVAGLSMGGYGAIKWALREPERFAAAATLSGALDLAYIQEHDLRPHMRALVARVFADRHVAGGDEDLMHLVRVADRASAPQLRLRCGTEDHLLAQNRRFVQACATAGVELDAEFGPGGHAWDYWDEQLPAVLDWLPIKR, encoded by the coding sequence ATGGCCTTGATCCGCTGCGACTTCAACTCCAAGGCACTCGAGCTGAGCACCTCCATGACGGTGCTGCTGCCCGACGGCGTGAGCGAACCGCCACCGGTGCTCTACCTCCTGCACGGGCTGACCGACGACCACACGGCGTGGACCAGGTACACGTCGGTGGAGCGATACGCGGCCGAGCGCGGGCTGGCGGTCGTGATGCCGCAGGTGCACCGCAGCTTCTACGCCAACGAGGCGTACGGGATGCGGTTCTGGGACTTTCTCTCCGCGGAGCTGCCGGAGACGGTCGGCCGGCTCTTCCGGGTGTCGGCGCGGCGCGAGGACACCTTCGTCGCGGGACTGTCGATGGGCGGCTACGGCGCGATCAAGTGGGCGCTGCGGGAGCCGGAGCGGTTCGCCGCCGCCGCTACGTTGTCCGGGGCGCTCGATCTCGCGTACATCCAGGAACACGACCTGCGACCGCACATGCGTGCCCTGGTTGCGCGGGTCTTCGCGGACCGGCACGTGGCCGGCGGCGACGAGGATCTGATGCATCTGGTCCGCGTGGCGGACCGTGCCTCGGCGCCGCAGCTGAGGTTGCGCTGCGGCACCGAGGATCACCTGCTGGCGCAGAACCGCCGTTTCGTGCAGGCGTGCGCGACGGCCGGCGTCGAGCTGGACGCGGAGTTCGGACCGGGCGGGCACGCCTGGGACTACTGGGACGAGCAGCTCCCGGCCGTGCTCGACTGGTTACCGATCAAGCGCTGA
- a CDS encoding DMT family transporter, with protein MSIFFVSTVSAGKRLSLLQLSAAGVLWGTTGVVVQVVAGRTGLGALAIGFYRLAIAAVVLLVIGIPHRRRIVAAFRAAPVATAAAGVGLATYQALYFVAVRLGGVSVATVVSLGLAPVLLSAWETVRTRQRPGAATLGASVAAIVGLVLIAGATVELGSATAGLGLVAAVASGIVYAASAAVGRHTAQGVPPLVLTTLSCVIGAIVLAPIAVVEGLAFSPEAAPVALLIYAGAITTALAYALFYSGLRRTSGSVAVVVTLLEPLVAALLAVVLIGEPLAGTTIVGGLLLLGAVASLYLSADEGRISG; from the coding sequence GTGTCCATTTTCTTTGTGTCGACTGTCTCGGCTGGAAAAAGGCTGAGCCTTCTGCAACTTTCTGCAGCCGGGGTGCTGTGGGGTACCACCGGTGTCGTCGTCCAGGTTGTTGCTGGGCGTACCGGGCTGGGTGCCCTTGCCATTGGTTTTTATCGGCTTGCTATTGCGGCTGTGGTTCTTCTCGTTATCGGTATTCCGCATCGGCGGCGGATTGTGGCCGCGTTTCGGGCGGCGCCGGTAGCTACGGCGGCGGCCGGCGTTGGGCTGGCCACCTATCAGGCGTTGTACTTCGTCGCGGTTCGGCTGGGCGGGGTCAGCGTGGCGACTGTGGTGAGCCTCGGCCTCGCGCCGGTGCTGTTGAGTGCTTGGGAAACGGTGCGTACCCGGCAGCGGCCTGGGGCCGCGACTCTCGGGGCATCGGTCGCGGCGATCGTCGGCCTTGTTCTGATCGCCGGGGCGACGGTCGAACTGGGTTCGGCTACCGCCGGGCTGGGCCTGGTCGCGGCTGTTGCGTCCGGCATCGTCTACGCCGCGTCGGCTGCGGTTGGCAGGCACACTGCTCAGGGCGTACCCCCGTTGGTTTTGACGACGCTGTCGTGCGTGATCGGTGCGATTGTGCTGGCGCCGATTGCAGTGGTGGAAGGCCTCGCCTTCTCGCCGGAGGCGGCGCCGGTTGCGCTGTTGATCTATGCGGGGGCGATCACCACGGCGTTGGCCTATGCGCTGTTCTATTCGGGTTTGCGGCGTACCTCGGGCAGCGTTGCTGTTGTGGTCACTCTGCTGGAACCGCTCGTTGCGGCGCTGCTGGCCGTGGTGTTGATCGGCGAGCCGCTCGCGGGGACGACGATCGTTGGTGGGTTGCTGCTGCTCGGGGCTGTGGCTTCGCTCTATCTGAGTGCTGATGAAGGGCGCATTTCGGGCTAG